The following are from one region of the Paraglaciecola sp. L1A13 genome:
- a CDS encoding DUF3718 domain-containing protein → MLKVVKASIAIAVTSIVVAAPAQADVAEALQNICTIVKADDKSELRKKMKRVQSDYRLKLQDYYAGISCGGNSLIRTAMLNDAVETGTLMVKKMPKSDLSSPEQDGKTVVAWASENGLTSSPIVAVLNDRI, encoded by the coding sequence ATGTTGAAAGTTGTTAAAGCTTCTATCGCCATCGCCGTTACATCTATTGTGGTTGCTGCACCTGCTCAAGCTGATGTAGCCGAAGCATTACAGAACATTTGCACCATCGTAAAAGCCGATGATAAAAGTGAGCTGCGTAAAAAGATGAAACGTGTTCAGTCAGATTACCGCCTTAAATTGCAAGATTATTATGCAGGTATTAGCTGCGGCGGCAACAGTTTAATTCGCACAGCCATGTTAAATGACGCAGTAGAAACCGGCACTTTAATGGTCAAAAAGATGCCTAAAAGTGACTTGAGCTCACCAGAGCAAGACGGTAAAACGGTTGTGGCTTGGGCCTCTGAAAATGGCTTAACGAGCTCACCGATTGTTGCGGTATTGAACGACCGTATATAA
- a CDS encoding NADPH:quinone oxidoreductase family protein codes for MKAIVCNAFGPVENLEYKEVADPKAGKGQVVVDIKACGVNFPDGLIVQGLYQMKPEVPFIPGNEVAGVIIELGEGVKHLKVGQRVIALCMLGGYAEKVACAATHVMPIPDEISFDEAAGLVTAHATAHHGLKQRANIQPGETLLVTGAAGGTGLAAVQIGKQMGATVIAVCSTQEKLDMAKANGADILINYSEVDLKTAIKEVTNGKGVDVVYECVGGDAFNACSRSMAWNGRLLVVGFAGGTIPEFPVNLALVKGYSVIGVFWGSFTQHQPQDFAQNMRELLTWYVQGKVKVVVDEALPLAQAKDALNKVMGREVKGKMSLNP; via the coding sequence ATGAAAGCCATCGTTTGTAATGCTTTTGGTCCCGTAGAGAATTTAGAATACAAAGAAGTAGCCGACCCTAAGGCTGGTAAAGGGCAAGTTGTAGTCGATATTAAGGCTTGTGGGGTAAACTTTCCCGATGGCTTAATTGTGCAGGGCCTGTATCAAATGAAGCCCGAAGTGCCTTTTATACCAGGAAATGAAGTGGCTGGCGTTATCATTGAACTAGGTGAGGGCGTGAAGCACCTTAAAGTTGGCCAACGTGTTATCGCACTATGTATGCTTGGCGGTTACGCTGAAAAAGTAGCGTGCGCGGCAACGCATGTTATGCCTATACCCGATGAAATTTCTTTTGATGAAGCAGCAGGACTCGTCACGGCACACGCAACAGCTCATCATGGATTAAAGCAGCGAGCGAATATTCAACCAGGTGAGACATTATTAGTTACAGGTGCCGCTGGCGGTACTGGTTTAGCGGCAGTACAAATTGGTAAGCAAATGGGGGCAACTGTTATCGCTGTTTGTTCCACCCAAGAAAAACTAGATATGGCTAAAGCAAATGGCGCCGACATATTAATTAATTACTCTGAAGTGGACCTTAAAACGGCCATTAAAGAAGTGACCAACGGCAAAGGCGTAGACGTGGTTTATGAGTGTGTTGGTGGTGATGCATTCAATGCTTGCTCACGCAGTATGGCTTGGAACGGTCGTTTGTTAGTGGTTGGATTTGCTGGTGGTACTATTCCTGAGTTTCCAGTGAACTTGGCCTTGGTAAAAGGGTACTCAGTGATTGGCGTTTTCTGGGGCTCATTCACTCAGCACCAGCCGCAAGATTTTGCACAAAATATGCGTGAATTACTCACCTGGTACGTGCAAGGTAAAGTAAAAGTGGTGGTAGACGAAGCACTCCCATTAGCGCAAGCTAAAGACGCTTTGAATAAAGTGATGGGTCGTGAAGTCAAAGGGAAAATGTCGCTAAATCCCTAG
- a CDS encoding phosphotransferase, which translates to MSKQSGVEQLDEERLATYLAEHIAGFSGPVTATKFAGGQSNPTFKLETANATYVLRRQPPGKLLKSAHAVDREYRVIKALENTDVPVAKVYHLCEDVDVIGSMFYVMEFMDGNVYWDSSLPEITDNKTRSIMYQNMAKVMATMHSVNVDEVGLGDYGKPGNYFERQISRWTKQYRLSETHEIPEMDQLISWLEKNIPEEDGKVSLVHGDYRMDNLMFAKDSSDIIAVLDWELSTLGHPYADLAYQCMQLRLPDNVGKATGLGDVDRTALGIPSEEEYVAEYCKLVGIEGIDNWNFYLAFSFFRLGAIAQGVAKRAVDGNASNKQALQVGKLVQPLAQYALKILQ; encoded by the coding sequence ATGAGTAAGCAAAGCGGTGTAGAACAGTTAGACGAAGAACGCTTAGCCACCTATTTAGCTGAACATATTGCCGGTTTTAGTGGTCCGGTAACGGCCACTAAGTTTGCGGGTGGGCAGTCAAACCCCACCTTCAAACTAGAGACTGCGAATGCAACCTATGTGCTGCGTCGCCAACCACCGGGCAAATTGTTAAAGTCAGCCCATGCTGTTGATCGTGAATACCGAGTGATCAAGGCATTGGAGAATACAGATGTTCCGGTAGCCAAGGTTTATCATCTTTGTGAAGACGTTGATGTGATTGGTAGTATGTTTTATGTCATGGAGTTTATGGACGGAAACGTATACTGGGACAGCTCTTTACCTGAAATCACTGATAATAAAACCCGTAGCATCATGTATCAAAATATGGCTAAAGTCATGGCCACGATGCACAGTGTCAATGTCGACGAAGTCGGCCTTGGGGACTACGGTAAACCAGGTAACTATTTTGAGCGGCAAATCAGTCGCTGGACCAAGCAATATCGTCTATCTGAGACCCATGAAATCCCAGAGATGGACCAGCTTATTAGTTGGCTTGAAAAAAATATCCCTGAAGAAGATGGCAAAGTCTCATTGGTCCATGGTGATTATCGCATGGATAATCTGATGTTTGCCAAAGACTCATCTGACATTATTGCCGTGCTTGATTGGGAATTATCAACGCTTGGCCATCCTTACGCGGATTTAGCTTACCAATGTATGCAGTTGCGCTTACCTGACAACGTTGGCAAAGCAACAGGTTTAGGGGATGTTGACAGGACTGCATTGGGGATCCCCAGCGAAGAAGAATATGTAGCTGAGTATTGCAAATTGGTTGGTATTGAGGGAATCGATAATTGGAACTTCTATTTAGCGTTTAGTTTTTTCAGGTTAGGTGCTATTGCGCAAGGTGTGGCAAAACGCGCCGTTGACGGTAATGCATCAAACAAGCAAGCGTTGCAAGTTGGCAAACTAGTTCAGCCCTTGGCTCAGTACGCGTTAAAGATCTTGCAATAA
- a CDS encoding acyl-CoA dehydrogenase family protein: MNFDYSEKTQDLIARLEAFMDEHIYPNEKQYLADVQAASANPDIRWKTLPLIEELKEKAKAAGLWNLFLPEEYLPYGAGLNNLEYAPLCEIMGRVMWSSEVFNCSAPDTGNMEVLARYGSEADKKKWLEPLLEGKVRSGFAMTEPAVASSDATNIETSIVREGDEYVINGRKWYTSGAMNEDCKILVVMGKTDPSAPRHEQQSQVLVPIDTKGVTIVRPLSAMGFYDEPVGHAEVLFENVRVPASSLLVGEGKGFEIAQGRLGPGRIHHCMRLIGCAQRALDLACERVESRVAFGQPLSKQQSVRESIAKMYCEIEQARLLTLKAADKMDRYGNKVARDIIAAIKIVAPTMACKVIDEAIQMHGAAGTSQDFILAGSYAYARTIRLADGPDQVHMMQLGRNLIKDYNA, encoded by the coding sequence ATGAACTTCGATTATTCAGAGAAAACACAAGATCTTATTGCTCGTTTAGAAGCCTTTATGGATGAGCACATTTACCCAAATGAAAAACAATATTTAGCCGACGTGCAAGCTGCCAGCGCTAATCCAGATATACGTTGGAAAACGTTACCATTAATAGAAGAGTTAAAAGAGAAAGCGAAGGCCGCAGGTTTGTGGAATCTATTCTTACCTGAAGAGTATCTGCCTTACGGTGCAGGTTTGAACAACCTAGAGTATGCGCCTTTATGCGAAATTATGGGTCGTGTGATGTGGAGCTCTGAAGTGTTCAACTGCAGTGCACCCGATACAGGCAATATGGAAGTATTGGCTCGATATGGATCTGAAGCGGACAAGAAAAAGTGGTTAGAGCCACTGCTTGAAGGCAAAGTACGTTCAGGTTTTGCCATGACTGAACCCGCTGTTGCATCTTCAGATGCTACCAATATTGAAACCTCTATTGTACGTGAAGGTGATGAATACGTTATAAACGGACGTAAATGGTATACCAGCGGTGCTATGAACGAAGATTGCAAGATACTGGTAGTTATGGGTAAGACAGATCCATCTGCTCCGCGACATGAACAGCAATCACAAGTGCTTGTGCCTATCGATACAAAAGGTGTGACGATTGTACGTCCTTTAAGTGCAATGGGCTTTTATGACGAACCTGTCGGACACGCAGAAGTGTTGTTTGAAAATGTTCGTGTACCTGCCTCAAGTTTATTAGTTGGTGAAGGTAAAGGTTTTGAAATTGCTCAAGGTCGCTTAGGCCCAGGACGGATTCACCACTGTATGCGTTTGATTGGTTGTGCCCAACGTGCGCTAGATTTAGCCTGCGAACGAGTTGAATCACGGGTAGCTTTTGGTCAGCCACTGAGCAAACAGCAATCTGTGCGAGAAAGCATAGCGAAAATGTACTGTGAAATTGAACAAGCGCGTCTATTAACGCTTAAAGCTGCTGACAAGATGGATCGTTACGGCAATAAAGTCGCACGAGATATCATTGCCGCAATCAAAATTGTTGCACCAACTATGGCGTGCAAGGTTATCGATGAAGCCATTCAAATGCATGGTGCAGCAGGTACTAGCCAAGACTTTATTTTGGCAGGAAGCTATGCGTATGCACGTACAATACGCTTAGCAGATGGTCCGGACCAAGTGCATATGATGCAACTTGGGCGTAACCTTATCAAAGATTACAACGCATAA
- a CDS encoding histidine phosphatase family protein, which yields MSEFYIVRHGQASFGADNYDKLSPLGHQQSDWLGEYLAERNLEFSQLWLGEMVRHKETASGILRGLNTHLDTVTHTGLNEFDFQNIATAYLTDHPKDAVQKGAPPAEFYRLLKKAMGAWSNEQLDPSMLKETWGEFRQRVFAVLSAMRKETHDKPILLVSSGGAISMLMSIVLELDAKHVIELNMQVRNASYSHFFFNRDTVRLSSFNNVPHLDIPERVGAVTFS from the coding sequence ATGTCAGAGTTTTATATTGTACGTCACGGACAAGCATCTTTCGGTGCAGATAATTACGACAAGTTGAGCCCACTAGGCCATCAGCAGTCCGACTGGTTGGGTGAGTATCTCGCTGAGCGTAATCTTGAGTTTAGCCAATTGTGGTTAGGTGAAATGGTTCGCCATAAAGAAACGGCCAGCGGTATTCTTCGTGGCTTGAATACTCATTTGGATACGGTAACCCATACCGGATTAAATGAGTTTGATTTTCAAAATATTGCTACCGCTTATTTAACAGATCATCCCAAGGACGCTGTGCAAAAAGGTGCGCCACCGGCGGAGTTTTACCGATTGCTTAAAAAAGCGATGGGAGCTTGGTCCAATGAACAGTTAGACCCCAGCATGTTGAAAGAAACGTGGGGAGAGTTTCGTCAGCGAGTCTTTGCCGTGCTCAGTGCAATGCGCAAGGAGACTCATGACAAACCCATTCTTTTGGTCAGTTCAGGAGGGGCTATTTCCATGTTAATGAGCATAGTACTTGAGCTTGATGCCAAGCATGTAATCGAACTCAACATGCAAGTTCGTAACGCCAGTTACAGTCATTTCTTCTTTAATCGCGATACTGTGCGGTTAAGTAGCTTCAATAATGTACCGCATCTCGATATACCCGAGCGTGTTGGTGCAGTCACGTTTAGTTAA
- a CDS encoding TonB-dependent receptor, translated as MPKLPNRLKRTPLASLITLSLALNSGFSLAQEKTPEEKGLETITVTAQKRAQNLQEVPVSVTAFNGEAMAEAVIKDMYDLQTNVPGLGAFQSQSATNSSFSIRGVGTSSQNFGLESSVGLYVDGVYRARQNSMINNLVDVAAVEVLRGPQGTLFGKNTPSGAILISTVAPSHGGGDGFVEATVGNYGLVNLSGAMSVSAIDDVLAFRATGFSSNRDGTISDVNLGEDTLNDRDRFGGRLQALYTPNEDMSLRIIADYAEIDEICCGAPVQLSNFEANEIPGKFGTDAAIDQLGGTRFPGGEAFFDREVAVSFLPVATMKDRGISAEFDWDLDENYTFVSISAYRSFDSYDNIDSDFTDADLFGTSNDSQQNSFSQEFRLDYTSEDLNFILGAYYFTQDLDLEYSLYTDTIFDGFALGVLGQNVDALTGVEGSFSSLLGGIDGLASLGLIAPRAAGAPAGTGFNHVAEQEHKSYAIFGQFDYKLSDEFTLTAGLRFTKEKKDLLTVFTEVGPDINGLADNTPVDLVAALTTAGGIAAGAIDLTTAAGQATLVNFQGFSEAGWAFPLLGTTTSPRSNIQESLSDDQISGTLKLSYQADSDTLLYASYGNGYKSGGTNTDRIAVGFNPIFEAETSQSFELGIKKDFREQNLRVNAAAHYTTVDDFQANTFTGNGFNLQNAGDYEISGMELEATWLPVESVEVHLGYALVNAEYKTFEAGNCWTAYTWHTGIDDPGRVNPDDNFCDRSGDRPGGEPENYAVLSVKKDFELSDSIYAYIQGEFSYTGDVILDGSNDPYAVQDSYNILNLRLFMNFTEYDMDVILWGRNVLDEEYINRTNFNTPLQEGKLNAYMAEPATYGITLKKRF; from the coding sequence ATGCCCAAGTTACCCAATCGTTTAAAACGTACCCCATTAGCTTCATTAATTACCTTGAGTCTTGCCCTTAATAGTGGATTTTCTTTAGCTCAAGAGAAAACGCCTGAAGAAAAGGGATTAGAAACTATCACTGTGACCGCGCAAAAACGTGCGCAAAATCTTCAAGAAGTGCCTGTGTCGGTTACCGCCTTTAATGGCGAAGCGATGGCTGAAGCGGTGATAAAAGATATGTATGACCTGCAAACCAATGTGCCGGGCTTAGGTGCATTTCAGAGTCAAAGTGCCACCAACTCCAGTTTCTCGATTCGAGGTGTGGGCACATCTTCACAAAACTTTGGTTTAGAATCATCGGTAGGCTTATACGTTGACGGCGTTTATAGAGCGCGCCAAAACTCAATGATTAATAACTTGGTGGACGTTGCTGCGGTTGAAGTGTTGCGCGGACCTCAAGGTACATTATTCGGTAAAAACACCCCCTCAGGAGCCATTTTAATATCGACTGTAGCACCAAGTCATGGCGGCGGTGACGGCTTTGTTGAGGCGACAGTAGGTAATTACGGCTTGGTGAATTTATCCGGGGCAATGTCTGTATCAGCAATTGACGATGTGTTGGCATTTCGCGCCACTGGCTTCTCGAGTAATCGTGATGGCACCATCAGCGATGTTAACTTAGGTGAAGATACCTTGAACGACCGGGATCGTTTTGGCGGTCGCTTACAAGCGCTTTATACGCCAAATGAAGATATGTCTTTACGGATTATTGCTGATTATGCCGAAATTGACGAAATATGCTGCGGTGCACCAGTGCAATTGAGCAATTTTGAAGCCAACGAAATACCGGGTAAATTTGGCACTGACGCCGCAATTGACCAACTAGGAGGCACTCGCTTCCCAGGTGGCGAGGCATTCTTCGACCGAGAAGTAGCGGTATCGTTTTTACCTGTAGCGACGATGAAAGACCGAGGGATCTCTGCTGAATTTGATTGGGACTTAGATGAAAACTATACCTTTGTTTCTATATCAGCCTATCGCTCATTCGATTCGTACGACAATATCGATAGTGACTTCACCGATGCAGATTTATTTGGTACCAGTAACGATTCACAACAAAACTCGTTTTCACAAGAATTTCGTTTAGATTACACCAGCGAAGATCTTAACTTTATTCTGGGTGCCTACTACTTTACCCAAGACCTAGATCTTGAATACAGCTTATACACAGATACTATTTTTGATGGTTTTGCGCTTGGGGTACTAGGCCAGAATGTTGATGCATTAACAGGCGTAGAGGGCTCATTTAGTAGCTTATTAGGGGGTATCGATGGTTTGGCTTCATTGGGACTTATTGCTCCACGAGCAGCGGGGGCACCTGCTGGAACTGGCTTTAACCATGTTGCGGAACAGGAACACAAGAGCTATGCAATATTTGGACAGTTCGATTATAAATTAAGCGATGAGTTTACCCTTACAGCTGGTTTGCGTTTCACCAAAGAGAAAAAAGATTTATTAACAGTATTTACCGAGGTAGGACCGGACATTAACGGTTTAGCAGATAACACCCCTGTTGATTTAGTAGCTGCATTAACCACAGCAGGCGGTATAGCGGCAGGTGCCATTGATTTGACCACTGCGGCAGGTCAAGCTACGTTGGTTAATTTTCAAGGGTTTAGTGAAGCAGGCTGGGCTTTCCCCCTACTTGGCACCACCACCAGTCCACGAAGTAATATTCAAGAAAGCTTAAGTGATGATCAAATTAGCGGCACGCTAAAACTCAGTTATCAGGCTGATAGCGATACCTTATTATACGCATCATATGGCAATGGCTATAAATCTGGTGGAACTAACACCGACCGTATTGCCGTTGGTTTCAATCCGATTTTTGAAGCTGAAACATCTCAATCGTTTGAACTCGGAATTAAGAAGGATTTCCGCGAGCAAAACTTGCGTGTCAATGCAGCAGCACACTACACCACTGTAGATGATTTTCAGGCGAACACGTTTACTGGCAATGGTTTTAATCTACAAAACGCCGGTGATTATGAAATATCAGGTATGGAGCTAGAAGCAACATGGTTGCCAGTTGAATCGGTCGAAGTACATTTGGGTTATGCCTTGGTTAATGCGGAATATAAAACCTTTGAAGCCGGAAACTGCTGGACCGCTTATACATGGCACACAGGTATTGACGACCCAGGCAGGGTCAATCCTGATGATAATTTCTGTGATCGTTCAGGAGATCGCCCAGGAGGAGAACCAGAAAACTATGCAGTGTTGAGTGTAAAGAAAGACTTCGAATTAAGTGATAGCATCTACGCTTACATTCAAGGTGAATTTAGTTACACAGGCGATGTTATCCTCGATGGCAGTAACGACCCATATGCGGTTCAAGACTCTTATAATATCCTGAATCTACGTTTATTTATGAATTTCACTGAATACGATATGGACGTTATTTTATGGGGCCGTAATGTGCTGGATGAAGAGTACATTAACCGTACAAACTTCAACACGCCTTTACAAGAGGGTAAACTTAACGCTTATATGGCTGAGCCTGCTACCTATGGCATTACACTGAAAAAACGCTTCTAA